The proteins below are encoded in one region of Oncorhynchus kisutch isolate 150728-3 linkage group LG14, Okis_V2, whole genome shotgun sequence:
- the angel1 gene encoding protein angel homolog 1 isoform X1 produces the protein MIGSAQSLERSMIGSLIFYGLYPLTRFINCVTEPLKKGSSVSINGKVWDGEVPSKRFTKTQAGLLDPWLSTSSGPPKAKKDPGKVTGEWMKENGALEKEKSKEAEMKKSTVKEVMGSEPEKDRKEPVFVTLEGRLLDGVKEEEPEVRDGVEEDGVREEGPKQQDQEQTLLYSEKLMRDDGVQEAPCSPTEESENSNPALGLTTETSEVQNPSVKDSRTTDDKAIVHVLLEQIVEKMSMGESVTKAQVQKPEWESQTAAGLDLSSFVDPHASTSEVPAEIWDPGLGLVSLLCEAEAQTQPWESRAQPPPKGWHFPIGPGLKEVLFCPSTAFPSMSYYPHSLERETFEVVWRVWEELSETHTAPEPLQRPPSEPRPLFDFTVMSYNILAQDLLEANQELYTNCPLGVLSWDYRFPNLTQEFKKWEPDILCLQEVQENHFTEQLHPVLRDMGYTCVYKRRTGTKTDGCVICYRGDRFSQVSESLLEFYRPECELLDRDNVGIVLLLQPIITQGSEVTAKGPPLCVATTHLLFNTRRGDVKLTQLAMLLAEIDYIVRNCKVKGEHCNVVLCGDFNALPNMPLYQLITTRQLYYHGLPAWMISGQEDLSYNVHHRRVFAPLWPSTVGIDDNCQYTTVNEPKSQITSTQSPERNLQYNHGFLRRLRFCEAACVRPQDLELIPGVTDNTPDPEDKHPYTTRFRQTISHYLNLRSAYGHFIPGTDRAEVTTLHSEVGATVDYIFYSPRLGISGADQKGGGQRQSQGLKLLGRLSLLPEEDLWSMNGLPNEMFPSDHLSLLAKFQLDLNPV, from the exons ATGATCGGGTCCGCCCAATCATTGGAGCGGAGCATGATTGGGAGCCTGATATTTTACGGGCTTTACCCGTTAACACGGTTTATAAACTGCGTCACAG AACCCTTGAAAAAGGGTTCCTCTGTGTCCATTAATGGCAAGGTGTGGGATGGTGAAGTCCCTTCCAAAAGATTTACTAAAACGCAGGCAGGCCTGCTGGATCCGTGGCTTAGTACAAGCAGCGGGCCCCCAAAGGCCAAGAAGGATCCCGGGAAAGTGACTGGGGAATGGATGAAGGAGAACGGCGCACTAGAAAAGGAGAAGAGTAAAGAGGCAGAGATGAAGAAAAGCACTGTGAAAGAGGTGATGGGGTCTGAACcagagaaagacaggaaagaGCCTGTATTTGTAACTCTGGAGGGTCGGCTGCTTGATGGAGTGAAGGAAGAGGAGCCAGAGGTGAGAGACGGCGTGGAGGAGGACGGGGTCAGAGAGGAAGGTCCAAAGCAGCAGGACCAGGAGCAGACTCTCCTCTACTCAGAGAAGCTCATGAGGGATGATGGCGTGCAGGAGGCTCCCTGTTCCCCCACAGAGGAGTCTGAGAACAGTAACCCAGCACTGGGGCTAACAACAGAGACATCTGAAGTACAGAATCCATCAGTCAAGGACAGCAGGACAACAGACGATAAAGCGATTGTCCATGTCCTGTTAGAACAGATAGTGGAAAAGATGAGCATGGGAGAGTCAGTAACCAAGGCACAGGTGCAAAAACCGGAGTGGGAGAGCCAAACTGCAGCAGGACTAGACTTGAGCTCTTTTGTAGACCCACATGCAAGCACTAGTGAAGTGCCTGCTGAGATATGGGATCCTGGGCTGGGCCTGGTCTCCCTTCTCTGTGAGGCAGAGGCCCAGACACAGCCATGGGAGAGTAGGGCTCAGCCCCCACCCAAGGGCTGGCATTTCCCCATCGGCCCTGGCTTGAAAGAGGTGTTGTTCTGCCCTTCCACAGCGTTCCCAAGCATGAGCTACTACCCAcattcactggagagagagaccttcgaag TGGTGTGGAGGGTGTGGGAGGAACTCAGTGAGACCCACACAGCGCCAGAGCCTCTCCAAAGGCCCCCCTCAGAACCCCGGCCCCTGTTTGACTTCACAGTGATGTCTTACAACATCCTGGCCCAGGACCTGCTGGAGGCCAACCAGGAGCTGTACACAAACTGCCCTCTAGGGGTGTTGAGCTGGGACTACCGCTTCCCAAACCTCACACAGGAGTTCAAGAAATGGGAACCAGAT ATCCTGTGTCTGCAAGAGGTCCAGGAGAACCACTTTACAGAGCAACTCCATCCTGTCCTTCGTGACATGG GCTACACCTGTGTTTACAAGCGGCGCACCGGCACCAAGACTGACGGCTGTGTGATTTGTTACCGCGGCGACCGTTTCTCCCAGGTGTCAGAGAGTCTGCTGGAGTTCTACAGGCCAGAGTGTGAGCTGCTGGACCGAGACAACGTGGGCATTGTCCTGCTGCTCCAGCCAATTATCACACAGGGGTCAGAAGTCACTGCCAAGGGCCCACCCCTCTGTGTGGCAACCACCCACCTCCTGTTCAACACCAGGAGGGGTGACGTGAAGCTGACCCAGCTTGCAATGCTGCTGGCAGAGATCGACTACATCGTGAGGAACTGCAAGGTGAAGGGAGAGCACTGCAATGTTGTTCTATGTGGAGACTTCAATGCTCTACCCAACATGCCTCTGTACCAACTGATCACGACAAGACAGCTTTACTATCATGGTCTACCTGCCTGGATG ATATCAGGTCAAGAGGATCTGTCCTACAACGTCCATCATAGGAGGGTATTCGCTCCCCTTTGGCCAAGCACCGTGGGCATCGATGACAACTGCCAGTACACAACTGTAAATGAGCCAAAGAGTCAAATCACGTCAACCCAGAGTCCAGAAC GGAACCTGCAGTACAACCATGGCTTCCTGCGTCGGCTGCGTTTCTGTGAGGCTGCCTGTGTCCGGCCACAGGACCTGGAGCTCATCCCAGGGGTCACTGACAACacacctg ATCCTGAGGACAAGCATCCTTATACAACAAG GTTCAGACAGACTATCTCCCATTACCTGAACCTGCGGTCAGCCTACGGCCACTTCATCCCTGGAACAGACCGTGCTGAGGTGACCACGCTGCACTCCGAGGTTGGAGCTACAGTCGACTACATCTTCTACTCTCCAAGGCTTGGCATTTCTGGTGCTGATCAGAAAG GTGGAGGTCAACGGCAGAGCCAAGGTCTGAAGCTGCTTGGTCGTCTCTCCCTCCTACCAGAGGAGGACCTCTGGTCAATGAACGGTTTACCCAATGAAATGTTCCCCTCGGACCACCTCAGTCTCCTGGCCAAGTTCCAGCTGGACCTGAATCCTGTGTGA
- the angel1 gene encoding protein angel homolog 1 isoform X2, producing the protein MIGSAQSLERSMIGSLIFYGLYPLTRFINCVTAFPSMSYYPHSLERETFEVVWRVWEELSETHTAPEPLQRPPSEPRPLFDFTVMSYNILAQDLLEANQELYTNCPLGVLSWDYRFPNLTQEFKKWEPDILCLQEVQENHFTEQLHPVLRDMGYTCVYKRRTGTKTDGCVICYRGDRFSQVSESLLEFYRPECELLDRDNVGIVLLLQPIITQGSEVTAKGPPLCVATTHLLFNTRRGDVKLTQLAMLLAEIDYIVRNCKVKGEHCNVVLCGDFNALPNMPLYQLITTRQLYYHGLPAWMISGQEDLSYNVHHRRVFAPLWPSTVGIDDNCQYTTVNEPKSQITSTQSPERNLQYNHGFLRRLRFCEAACVRPQDLELIPGVTDNTPDPEDKHPYTTRFRQTISHYLNLRSAYGHFIPGTDRAEVTTLHSEVGATVDYIFYSPRLGISGADQKGGGQRQSQGLKLLGRLSLLPEEDLWSMNGLPNEMFPSDHLSLLAKFQLDLNPV; encoded by the exons ATGATCGGGTCCGCCCAATCATTGGAGCGGAGCATGATTGGGAGCCTGATATTTTACGGGCTTTACCCGTTAACACGGTTTATAAACTGCGTCACAG CGTTCCCAAGCATGAGCTACTACCCAcattcactggagagagagaccttcgaag TGGTGTGGAGGGTGTGGGAGGAACTCAGTGAGACCCACACAGCGCCAGAGCCTCTCCAAAGGCCCCCCTCAGAACCCCGGCCCCTGTTTGACTTCACAGTGATGTCTTACAACATCCTGGCCCAGGACCTGCTGGAGGCCAACCAGGAGCTGTACACAAACTGCCCTCTAGGGGTGTTGAGCTGGGACTACCGCTTCCCAAACCTCACACAGGAGTTCAAGAAATGGGAACCAGAT ATCCTGTGTCTGCAAGAGGTCCAGGAGAACCACTTTACAGAGCAACTCCATCCTGTCCTTCGTGACATGG GCTACACCTGTGTTTACAAGCGGCGCACCGGCACCAAGACTGACGGCTGTGTGATTTGTTACCGCGGCGACCGTTTCTCCCAGGTGTCAGAGAGTCTGCTGGAGTTCTACAGGCCAGAGTGTGAGCTGCTGGACCGAGACAACGTGGGCATTGTCCTGCTGCTCCAGCCAATTATCACACAGGGGTCAGAAGTCACTGCCAAGGGCCCACCCCTCTGTGTGGCAACCACCCACCTCCTGTTCAACACCAGGAGGGGTGACGTGAAGCTGACCCAGCTTGCAATGCTGCTGGCAGAGATCGACTACATCGTGAGGAACTGCAAGGTGAAGGGAGAGCACTGCAATGTTGTTCTATGTGGAGACTTCAATGCTCTACCCAACATGCCTCTGTACCAACTGATCACGACAAGACAGCTTTACTATCATGGTCTACCTGCCTGGATG ATATCAGGTCAAGAGGATCTGTCCTACAACGTCCATCATAGGAGGGTATTCGCTCCCCTTTGGCCAAGCACCGTGGGCATCGATGACAACTGCCAGTACACAACTGTAAATGAGCCAAAGAGTCAAATCACGTCAACCCAGAGTCCAGAAC GGAACCTGCAGTACAACCATGGCTTCCTGCGTCGGCTGCGTTTCTGTGAGGCTGCCTGTGTCCGGCCACAGGACCTGGAGCTCATCCCAGGGGTCACTGACAACacacctg ATCCTGAGGACAAGCATCCTTATACAACAAG GTTCAGACAGACTATCTCCCATTACCTGAACCTGCGGTCAGCCTACGGCCACTTCATCCCTGGAACAGACCGTGCTGAGGTGACCACGCTGCACTCCGAGGTTGGAGCTACAGTCGACTACATCTTCTACTCTCCAAGGCTTGGCATTTCTGGTGCTGATCAGAAAG GTGGAGGTCAACGGCAGAGCCAAGGTCTGAAGCTGCTTGGTCGTCTCTCCCTCCTACCAGAGGAGGACCTCTGGTCAATGAACGGTTTACCCAATGAAATGTTCCCCTCGGACCACCTCAGTCTCCTGGCCAAGTTCCAGCTGGACCTGAATCCTGTGTGA
- the vash1 gene encoding tubulinyl-Tyr carboxypeptidase 1: MLRTTVGCVGVEERDEEQEDEGEEDLRDGGVPFFVNRGGLPVDEETWEQMWRHVARIHPNGEAIGKRIRGASDLPKIPTLSVPTYQPTTSIPQRLEAIQKYIRDLQYNHTGTQFFEIKKSRPLTALMDIAKEMIRESLPIKCLEAVILGIYLSNSMPGVERFPLSFKTQFSGNHFCHIVLGVHSGGRFGALGISRREDLMFKPLEFRTLADLVQEFEGAYRGYWHTLRKVKIGQYVSHDPHSVEQIDWKHSIIDVDKLTKEELRRELERHTRDMRLKIGKAAPPSPTKDRKSSMGSPLRNPGSPMRRNSRIERRPSGEKKVLDPKPPPDMNGYQIRV; the protein is encoded by the exons ATGCTGAGGACCACAGTGGGGTGtgtgggggtggaggagagagatgaggagcaGGAGGATGAAGGTGAAGAGGACTTGCGGGATGGAGgtgtgcccttctttgtgaacaGGGGAGGCCTACCAGTGGATGAGGAGACTTGGGAGCAGATGTGGAGGCATGTGGCCCGGATTCACCCTAATGGTGAGGCCATAGGGAAACGCATCCGGGGAGCCAGTGATCTGCCCAAG ATTCCAACACTGAGTGTGCCTACATACCAGCCGACCACCAGTATCCCACAGCGCCTAGAAGCCATACAGAAATATATCAGGGATTTGCA GTacaatcacacaggaacacagttTTTTGAAATCAAGAAGAGCAGGCCTCTTACTGC GTTGATGGACATCGCCAAGGAGATGATCCGGGAGTCACTACCAATCAAGTGTCTGGAGGCAGTGATCCTTGGAAT TTACCTCAGCAACAGCATGCCGGGTGTGGAGCGCTTCCCCCTCAGCTTTAAGACTCAGTTCTCAGGGAACCACTTCTGCCACATCGTGCTGGGGGTGCACAGCGGGGGCCGCTTCGGAGCACTGGGCATCAGCCGGCGGGAGGACCTCATGTTCAAACCCCTGGAGTTCCGCACGCTGGCTGACCTGGTGCAGGAGTTTGAGGGGGCCTACAGGGGCTACTGGCACACCTTGAGGAAGGTGAAGATTGGTCAGTATGTGTCCCATGACCCCCACAGTGTGGAACAGATAGACTGGAAACACTCCATAATAGACGTGGACAAACTGACCAAGGAGGAGCTgcggagagagctggagagacacACCCGGGACATGAGGCTGAAG ATTGGAAAGGCTGCACCCCCTTCACCCACCAAAGACAGGAAGAGTAGCATGGGCTCGCCCCTCCGTAACCCAGGCAGCCCCATGCGCAGGAACAGCCGCATCGAGAGACG TCCATCTGGAGAGAAGAAAGTTCTTGATCCGAAGCCGCCACCAGACATGAATGGATATCAGATTCGAGTGTGA
- the LOC109904539 gene encoding LOW QUALITY PROTEIN: olfactomedin-4 (The sequence of the model RefSeq protein was modified relative to this genomic sequence to represent the inferred CDS: inserted 4 bases in 4 codons; substituted 7 bases at 7 genomic stop codons) produces the protein MEDXDSGNVTANVGELEQCLSHVFLPDIPFPADHVEHMQQVTKDLMLEVGIQIKXFTLDIYKGRIVIYLAELSNLTIRVEVVESGPDKYIRLDFELLRIETREFELLVTQLKESLNSSPMFDSLYTEIHNMSLIVNQLEGYDKSNLEVICIEFGKLQKKLEECQKNQEEGTNPGIGSCNHKGIASVGKPVISQLNANLNAGYRFGGXWKXSKPNRGFESMYWYGAYSSASVHDFYLYSGYQNLVLRNXFKQHNLPNGXQGTSNNYIVHGNTLCYXKNSPFGMAKLNLTTSKYDYRVIKKASATFSYSYSANQNMXNDENGLWVTYATDESKGKTVIAKVNEVEFGIEELXNINVYKALVGNAFMVCGVLYATRPVDVYTEEIFYSYDIKTEQENYXFEKFQDEYINLXLNPIDQKLYMYNKGYYVSYSVTFSKN, from the exons ATGGAGGACTGAGACTCTGGAAATGTGACTGCAAATGTAGGTGAGTTGGAGCAATGTCTTAGTCATGTGTTTCTTCCTGACATCCCCTTCCCTGCCGACCATGTGGAACACATGCAGCAAGTCACCAAGGATCTAATGCTGGAAGTGGGAATCCAGATAAAATAATTTACT CTGGACATTTACAAGGGCAGGATTGTGATCTATTTGGCTGAGTTAAGCAACCTGACTATCCGTGTGGAGGTTGTGGAGAGCGGCCCTGATAAGTACATCCGACTGGATTTCGAGCTTCTCAGGATCGAGACGAGAGAGTTTGAATTGTTGGTGACACAGCTGAAGGAATCCCTCAACTCCTCACCAATGTTCGACAGCCTATACACTGAG ATTCACAACATGAGCCTGATTGTGAACCAGCTGGAGGGCTATGACAAGAGTAACCTGGAGGTGATCTGTATTGAGTTTGGAAAACTGCAGAAGAAGCTGGAGGAGTGCCAGAAGAACCAAGAGGAGGGGACAAACCCAGGTATTG GCTCCTGCAACCATAAAGGCATTGCCAGTGTAGGGAAGCCAGTGATCAGCCAACTGAATGCGAACTTGAATGCGGGTTACAGATTTGGGGGGTGATGGA GCTCAAAACCCAATCGTGGCTTTGAATCAATGTATTGGTATGGTGCCTATAGCAGTGCCTCAGTGCATGACTTTTATCTTTACTCCGGCTATCAAAATCTGGTTTTAAGGAATTAATTTAAACAACATAACTTGCCAAATGGATAGCAGGGTACCAGCAACAATTACATTGTTCATGGTAACACCCTGTGTTACTAGAAAAACAGCCCATTCGGCATGGCTAAACTGAATTTGACCACCTCCAAATATGACTACAGAGTAATTAAAAAGGCCAGTGCAACATTCTCATACAGTTACTCAGCCAATCAGAACA AGAATGATGAAAATGGGCTATGGGTAACCTATGCCACTGATGAATCCAAGGGTAAAACGGtc ATTGCCAAAGTAAACGAGGTTGAATTTGGCATAGAGGAGCTGTGAAATATCAATGTGTACAAAGCGTTGGTAGGCAATGCCTTCATGGTGTGTGGGGTTCTCTATGCTACCAGACCAGTAGATGTTTACACAGAGGAGATCTTTTACTCTTATGACATCAAAACAGAGCAAGAGAACT CATTTGAGAAGTTCCAGGATGAATATATAAACC CACTAAACCCTATTGACCAGAAACTCTACATGTACAACAAGGGCTACTATGTGTCTTATAGTGTCACGTTTAGCAAAAACTAG